One genomic window of Gaiellales bacterium includes the following:
- a CDS encoding protein kinase, translated as MTETERQVGRYRIVREIGRGGMAAVYLARQIDLDRDVALKELSSFHAADPAFAERFVRESRVAGSMSHPNIVTVYEYLNESGTPYIAMEYVERGSLRPFVGRTTLAQTIGVLEGALAGLAQAERREIVHRDIKPENLMVTADGEVKIADFGIAKALTDAGGPNLTMTGTTVGTPAYMAPEQATAGEVGPWTDLYSLGITAYEMTVSRVPFHDSTTPVAVLMRQVSEEIPSAVSVDPRVDRRFSDWIDHLLVKDPEQRTRTARDAWYELEEIAVAMLGPLWRREARLLVSGTDRAAGPLTPAPFERQTPPPQGPGGGYETYLGESPAAAPPPPPPPPQPVGPAATIPGQPIPPTPPPVAADPAQTVAPASAPPASGAAAPPAAAANETFAWPSQGGGGRNRLILIGAIVLIVAIAVGAFLFTQSGGSSKNTSPPASTKKKGNTTPAALPTIEADASRFQAGPLQSVAPLGTQAWALDHKKPRTLVQLGAGLNGAPIQAGKGAVNLAGGDNALWVSAKLPNGGGEVRKFVPGSTAAAATIAYPGRPVAPRVVVANGTIWQPTDKGVVKLPEAGGTPVQVKGLGFAPDSIELEAGFVWASDGKGKLARIDTTTPDPTATVVPLPGAAWITGDAKSVYVIGTSGVVRVDPKNPQTQTPVAGISAPPIRIGLVGDILWTISYSAPASGAREATLTGYDVDHPGKATTPFTFKAPATGGYITKLVDIDNTFWLTTLGGSDGKTAGLEPYVIKG; from the coding sequence GTGACTGAGACCGAGCGCCAGGTCGGGCGCTACCGGATCGTGCGCGAGATCGGCCGCGGCGGCATGGCGGCCGTGTACCTGGCCCGCCAGATCGACCTCGACCGCGACGTCGCGCTGAAGGAGCTGAGCTCGTTCCACGCCGCCGACCCGGCGTTCGCGGAGCGGTTCGTGCGCGAGTCGCGCGTGGCCGGCTCGATGAGCCACCCGAACATCGTCACCGTCTACGAGTACCTGAACGAGAGCGGCACGCCCTACATCGCGATGGAGTACGTCGAGCGCGGGTCGCTGCGCCCGTTCGTCGGCCGCACCACGCTCGCCCAGACGATCGGCGTGCTCGAGGGCGCGCTGGCGGGGCTGGCCCAGGCGGAGCGGCGCGAGATCGTCCACCGCGACATCAAGCCCGAGAATCTCATGGTCACGGCCGACGGCGAGGTGAAGATCGCCGACTTCGGCATCGCCAAGGCGCTGACCGACGCTGGCGGTCCCAACCTCACGATGACGGGGACGACCGTCGGCACGCCCGCCTACATGGCGCCGGAGCAGGCGACGGCCGGCGAGGTGGGGCCGTGGACCGACCTCTACTCGCTCGGGATCACGGCCTATGAGATGACGGTCTCGCGGGTGCCGTTCCACGACTCGACGACGCCCGTCGCAGTGCTGATGCGGCAGGTGAGCGAGGAGATCCCCTCGGCGGTCTCGGTCGACCCGCGCGTCGACCGCCGCTTCTCGGACTGGATCGACCACCTGCTCGTGAAGGACCCCGAGCAGCGCACCCGCACGGCCCGCGACGCCTGGTACGAGCTCGAGGAGATCGCGGTGGCCATGCTCGGCCCGCTGTGGCGGCGCGAGGCGCGGCTGCTCGTCTCCGGCACCGACCGCGCGGCCGGACCCCTGACGCCGGCGCCGTTCGAGCGCCAGACCCCGCCGCCGCAGGGCCCGGGCGGCGGCTACGAGACCTACCTGGGCGAGTCGCCCGCCGCGGCTCCACCGCCGCCTCCACCGCCGCCGCAGCCGGTCGGGCCGGCGGCGACGATCCCCGGCCAGCCGATCCCGCCGACCCCGCCACCCGTCGCGGCCGACCCGGCCCAGACCGTCGCCCCGGCCAGCGCGCCACCTGCGAGCGGCGCGGCCGCACCGCCGGCCGCTGCCGCGAACGAGACCTTCGCCTGGCCCAGCCAGGGTGGCGGCGGACGCAACCGGCTCATCCTGATCGGCGCCATCGTCCTCATCGTCGCGATCGCCGTCGGCGCCTTCCTGTTCACGCAGTCCGGCGGCAGCTCGAAGAACACCTCGCCGCCGGCGTCGACGAAGAAGAAGGGCAACACGACGCCGGCCGCGCTGCCCACGATCGAGGCCGACGCGTCGCGTTTCCAGGCGGGCCCGCTGCAGAGCGTCGCGCCGCTCGGCACGCAGGCGTGGGCACTCGACCACAAGAAGCCGCGCACCCTCGTCCAGCTCGGCGCCGGGCTCAACGGCGCTCCCATCCAGGCCGGGAAGGGCGCCGTCAACCTGGCCGGCGGCGACAACGCGCTGTGGGTGAGCGCGAAGCTCCCGAACGGCGGCGGCGAGGTGCGCAAGTTCGTGCCGGGGTCGACGGCCGCCGCGGCCACGATCGCCTACCCGGGCAGGCCGGTGGCGCCCCGCGTCGTCGTCGCCAACGGGACGATCTGGCAGCCGACGGACAAGGGCGTCGTCAAGCTGCCCGAAGCGGGTGGGACGCCCGTCCAGGTGAAGGGCCTCGGCTTCGCCCCCGACTCGATCGAGCTCGAAGCCGGGTTCGTCTGGGCCAGCGACGGGAAGGGCAAGCTGGCCCGCATCGACACCACCACCCCCGACCCGACCGCGACGGTCGTGCCGCTGCCCGGCGCGGCCTGGATCACCGGCGACGCGAAGTCGGTCTACGTCATCGGCACGAGCGGCGTCGTCAGGGTCGACCCGAAGAACCCGCAGACGCAGACGCCCGTCGCGGGGATCTCGGCGCCGCCGATCCGCATCGGCCTCGTCGGCGACATCCTGTGGACGATCTCCTACAGCGCACCGGCGAGCGGCGCCCGCGAGGCGACGCTGACCGGCTACGACGTCGACCACCCGGGCAAGGCGACGACGCCGTTCACCTTCAAGGCGCCGGCGACGGGCGGCTACATCACGAAGCTCGTCGACATCGACAACACGTTCTGGCTGACGACGCTGGGCGGCTCCGACGGCAAGACCGCGGGCCTCGAGCCCTACGTGATCAAGGGCTAG
- a CDS encoding response regulator transcription factor, whose amino-acid sequence MRVYIIDPHPIYRRGLVACLVAVDEVDEVWEADGPRAAELDENLEQADVLVLDGDAEGSCELVRKLRPHGRPRVLICAESLEEPRLLDSVQAGACGYLTKDTLTPETLAAGVRAVHSGAGVLPPDLLGTLLRTLAEVSRDVLEPRGLSLTSLTTRERNVLRLVAEGLPTREVAQQLSYSERTIKAVMHDVTTKLHAKSRSQAVALAVREGLI is encoded by the coding sequence GTGCGCGTCTACATCATCGATCCACATCCGATCTATCGGCGAGGGCTCGTCGCCTGCCTGGTCGCGGTCGATGAGGTGGACGAGGTGTGGGAGGCCGACGGGCCACGCGCCGCCGAGCTCGACGAGAACCTCGAGCAGGCCGACGTGCTCGTCCTCGACGGCGACGCCGAGGGCAGCTGCGAGCTCGTCCGCAAGCTGCGTCCGCACGGCCGCCCGCGCGTGCTGATCTGCGCCGAGTCGCTCGAGGAGCCGCGCCTGCTCGACTCCGTCCAGGCGGGCGCATGCGGCTACCTGACCAAGGACACGCTGACGCCGGAGACGCTCGCGGCCGGCGTGCGGGCGGTGCACTCCGGCGCCGGGGTGCTTCCGCCAGACCTCCTCGGCACGCTCCTGCGCACGCTGGCCGAGGTCTCGCGCGACGTGCTCGAGCCGCGCGGGCTCTCGCTCACGTCGCTCACGACCCGCGAGCGAAACGTGCTGCGGCTCGTCGCCGAGGGCCTGCCGACGCGCGAGGTGGCCCAGCAGCTGAGCTACAGCGAGCGGACGATCAAGGCCGTGATGCACGACGTGACGACGAAGCTGCACGCGAAGAGCCGCTCCCAGGCCGTCGCCCTGGCCGTCCGGGAAGGTCTCATCTAG
- a CDS encoding tartrate dehydrogenase, which produces MAHRIAVIGGDGVGPEVVAQGIRVLEAAHPGGFEWTHLPWGSDHHARTGALMPDDGLCALAGHDAIYLGAVGSPAVPDHITLWGLLLPIRQRFDLYLNIRPIRLLPGVATPLAGRRPADVDMVCVRENTEGEYAGAGGRVHVGMGHEVGLQVDVFTRHGVERVVRHAFGLARGRRRRLASITKSNASPHHFVMWDEIVDVVHADFPDVELDRLLVDAACAYMVSQPARFDVMVASNLFGDVITDIGAAIQGGMGLAASANIAPDGAGPGLFEPVHGSAPDIAGQGIANPIGAVWAGAMMLDHLGEADAAARVMAAIESVLGGDGPRTPDLGGRASTSEVGDELVRAVRVSQ; this is translated from the coding sequence ATGGCGCACCGCATCGCGGTCATCGGCGGCGACGGCGTCGGCCCGGAGGTGGTCGCGCAGGGCATCCGCGTGCTCGAGGCGGCCCATCCGGGCGGCTTCGAGTGGACGCACCTGCCCTGGGGCAGCGACCACCACGCCCGCACGGGCGCGCTCATGCCGGACGACGGCCTGTGCGCGCTGGCCGGGCACGACGCGATCTACCTCGGCGCCGTCGGCTCGCCGGCCGTCCCGGACCACATCACGCTGTGGGGGCTGCTGCTGCCGATCCGGCAGCGCTTCGACCTCTACCTGAACATCCGCCCGATCCGGCTCCTGCCCGGCGTGGCGACGCCGCTGGCAGGGCGCCGCCCCGCCGACGTCGACATGGTCTGCGTGCGGGAGAACACCGAGGGCGAGTACGCCGGCGCGGGCGGCCGCGTGCACGTCGGCATGGGCCACGAGGTCGGCCTGCAGGTGGACGTCTTCACCCGCCACGGCGTCGAGCGCGTCGTCCGCCACGCCTTCGGCTTGGCCCGCGGCCGGCGCCGCCGGCTGGCGAGCATCACGAAGTCGAACGCGAGCCCGCACCACTTCGTCATGTGGGACGAGATCGTGGACGTCGTCCACGCCGACTTCCCCGACGTCGAGCTCGACCGGCTGCTGGTCGACGCGGCCTGCGCGTACATGGTCAGCCAGCCGGCCCGCTTCGACGTCATGGTCGCCTCCAACCTGTTCGGCGACGTGATCACCGACATCGGCGCCGCCATCCAGGGTGGCATGGGCCTGGCCGCGAGCGCGAACATCGCTCCCGACGGCGCCGGCCCCGGCCTCTTCGAGCCGGTGCACGGCTCCGCGCCGGACATCGCCGGGCAGGGCATCGCGAATCCGATCGGCGCGGTCTGGGCCGGGGCGATGATGCTCGACCACCTCGGCGAGGCGGACGCCGCTGCCAGAGTCATGGCCGCGATCGAGTCGGTGCTCGGCGGCGACGGCCCGCGCACGCCCGACCTGGGCGGGAGGGCCTCGACGTCCGAGGTCGGCGACGAGCTCGTGCGCGCTGTGCGCGTTTCTCAGTAG
- a CDS encoding DUF1932 domain-containing protein, with amino-acid sequence MATTIGVLHPGEMGAAVAKALRSRGHDVVWASDGRSDATEARAGDAGLRDVGSAEALAAACDVVISVCPPGAAAEIAATMRGFAGIYVDANAVSPQTARAIGAAVETAGATFVDGGIVGSPPREPGTTRLHLSGPSASAVAALFAGTALEAPVVSDRIGDASAVKMAYAAWTKGTAALVLAVRETARAEGVEDPLAAEWARSLPGLAEEHARALRSAGAKGWRWVAEMEEIAATFAAAGQPDGFHRAAAEIYRRY; translated from the coding sequence ATGGCGACGACAATCGGCGTCCTGCACCCGGGCGAGATGGGCGCAGCCGTGGCGAAGGCGCTTCGCTCGCGCGGCCACGACGTGGTCTGGGCGTCGGACGGGCGGAGCGACGCGACCGAAGCCAGGGCGGGCGACGCCGGGCTGCGCGACGTCGGCTCGGCCGAGGCGCTGGCGGCGGCATGCGACGTCGTCATCTCGGTGTGCCCGCCGGGCGCGGCGGCCGAGATCGCCGCGACGATGCGCGGGTTCGCCGGCATCTACGTCGACGCGAACGCGGTGTCGCCGCAGACGGCGCGGGCGATCGGGGCGGCGGTCGAGACGGCCGGAGCGACGTTCGTGGACGGCGGCATCGTCGGCTCGCCGCCGCGGGAGCCGGGGACGACCCGGCTCCACCTGTCCGGCCCATCCGCGAGCGCGGTTGCGGCGCTCTTCGCCGGAACGGCGCTCGAGGCGCCGGTCGTCTCCGACCGCATCGGCGACGCCTCGGCGGTGAAGATGGCCTATGCCGCGTGGACGAAGGGCACCGCCGCCCTCGTGCTCGCCGTCCGCGAGACCGCCCGGGCCGAGGGCGTCGAGGACCCGCTCGCCGCGGAATGGGCGCGCTCGCTCCCGGGCCTCGCGGAAGAGCACGCGCGGGCGCTGCGCTCGGCCGGCGCGAAGGGCTGGCGCTGGGTGGCCGAGATGGAGGAGATCGCCGCCACCTTCGCGGCAGCGGGGCAGCCCGACGGCTTCCACCGGGCGGCCGCCGAGATCTACCGCCGCTACTGA
- a CDS encoding C40 family peptidase: GGLVDAAAAMDHAQLDQGRHVVQIASKYIGTPYVWGGASPGGFDCSGLVQYCYKQIGINLDRTTWDQVKEGHAVQWGHFQPGDLIFSNFEGPGAGATHVVIYAGHGQVIAAPHTGGHVEYESVDVFKPYFMGARRVVPDAPAGMGMPAVAAPGAESAAGHAGAGGTLGMSAVASHNPAPSSGNAAGVHATIGGGMAAAGAAPAPGAGALDGIIGAYPGDHASRSAVAAWMGDAAQRAGLPRELPVMAALVESGLKNDRYGDRDSLGFFQMRTSIWNHGKYAGFSDDPRKQLRWFIDEATALKAERMRQGIAGFGSDPHKWGEWIADIERPAAQYRYRYQLQLDAARQLLR, encoded by the coding sequence CGGCGGCCTGGTCGACGCGGCCGCCGCGATGGACCACGCCCAGCTCGACCAGGGCAGGCACGTCGTCCAGATCGCGTCCAAGTACATCGGCACGCCGTACGTGTGGGGCGGCGCGAGCCCCGGCGGCTTCGACTGCTCCGGGCTCGTCCAGTACTGCTACAAGCAGATCGGCATCAACCTGGACCGGACGACGTGGGATCAGGTCAAGGAGGGCCACGCCGTCCAGTGGGGCCACTTCCAGCCAGGCGACCTGATCTTCTCGAACTTCGAGGGCCCCGGCGCGGGGGCGACTCACGTCGTCATCTACGCCGGCCACGGCCAGGTGATTGCCGCGCCGCACACCGGCGGCCACGTCGAGTACGAGTCGGTCGACGTCTTCAAGCCCTACTTCATGGGCGCCCGCCGAGTCGTCCCCGACGCGCCGGCCGGAATGGGCATGCCCGCGGTTGCCGCCCCCGGCGCCGAGTCGGCGGCCGGCCATGCCGGCGCGGGCGGGACGCTCGGGATGAGCGCGGTCGCGAGCCACAACCCGGCTCCCTCGTCGGGCAACGCGGCCGGCGTGCATGCGACGATCGGCGGCGGCATGGCGGCCGCCGGCGCAGCCCCTGCTCCCGGCGCGGGCGCGCTCGACGGCATCATCGGCGCCTACCCCGGCGACCACGCGTCGCGCAGCGCGGTCGCGGCCTGGATGGGCGACGCCGCCCAGCGCGCGGGCCTGCCGCGCGAGCTGCCGGTGATGGCGGCGCTCGTCGAGTCGGGCCTGAAGAACGACAGGTACGGCGACCGCGACTCGCTCGGCTTCTTCCAGATGCGAACGTCGATCTGGAACCACGGCAAGTACGCCGGCTTCTCGGACGATCCGCGCAAGCAGCTGCGCTGGTTCATCGACGAGGCCACCGCACTCAAGGCCGAGCGCATGCGCCAGGGCATCGCCGGCTTCGGCTCCGACCCGCACAAGTGGGGCGAGTGGATCGCCGACATCGAGCGGCCGGCGGCCCAGTACCGCTACCGCTACCAGCTGCAGCTCGACGCCGCGCGCCAGCTGCTGCGCTAG